The genomic window CGCATCGAGGTTCCCATACAAATTGAGAGCGGGTTCCCGCCGGTAGAGGGACCTGGTAGCGCCGCGGACCCCTGGCCAGCCTTGGCCCGGCGAATGCTGCGCGAACTCCCGACTGACGAGAAGCTGACAGGTCCTTATGTCGAGGGTCATCTCCGGGGCCTAAAGGTGGGCGGGAAGAATGTCACTTCTGACCAGGCTAAGGCCATCCGGATCCTCTATGCCGCCCCCGCTTGGCGCTCAACGCGCACTTCTAAGAAGAGAGGAAAGACCACTTCGGCCGTACTAAGGCCTCCAAGCCCCCCGCAGAGCCGATCCTAGCGATCTGTGAATTATTGGCCATACTACGGCCTCCCTGCCGCCCGCAGAGACGATTCTAGGCGGCGCCGAGCCGGTATGCTATAGCTCGGCGAGAATCGTCTAGAGGCTATGCAGCGACCAGTCATCTCGGCTATCGTCTGCTCGTAGCCCTCACCTGCAGCTAGCGGAGGCCGCCATGACCTATCCCGACCAGCTCCTGACCGAGCGCCAGGCCGCCGATCTGCTCGGCACCACGCCCGGCGCCATCAACGTGGCGCGCGCCCGCCGGGTCGGCGCCTACGCCGATCTGCCGTACGTGCGTATCGGACGCGCGATCCGGTTTCGTTTGACCGACGTGCTCGCGTATATCGAGGCCCGCGTCGTCGTACCAGCCGCGCTGTAGACCCACACGACCGCGCCCGCCTGG from Candidatus Tanganyikabacteria bacterium includes these protein-coding regions:
- a CDS encoding helix-turn-helix domain-containing protein, which encodes MTYPDQLLTERQAADLLGTTPGAINVARARRVGAYADLPYVRIGRAIRFRLTDVLAYIEARVVVPAAL